The following coding sequences lie in one Sorghum bicolor cultivar BTx623 chromosome 6, Sorghum_bicolor_NCBIv3, whole genome shotgun sequence genomic window:
- the LOC8060177 gene encoding uncharacterized protein LOC8060177 isoform X1, producing the protein MGFETIPPLQDLVVDKSEVETSQVVGCGSIVTERVETNLSKEPFLLVPLENKEEKGSPGLICYLENNKVDVPEAISPRGDILELSISTKPTDDNLSLGCETPRESIFDPFAPGPEEAACAPKKKMARGVEVPPRRKLNFDSGDYPVKRLSFDISDSEEEDQYLQVIHKMILDILIVDGPLDGQQETGKNVTDSGLHGSCKTPDSKPLLTGIASTCPGAPLRPSLKALKLSPDICRKIDFDAVSDSNKENN; encoded by the coding sequence ATGGGGTTTGAGACCATACCACCCCTACAAGATCTTGTAGTGGATAAGAGTGAGGTTGAAACCTCGCAAGTTGTGGGCTGTGGTTCAATTGTCACAGAAAGGGTGGAAACGAATCTGAGCAAGGAACCCTTTCTGCTAGTTCCCTTGGAAAATAAGGAAGAGAAAGGATCCCCTGGTTTAATTTGTTATCTTGAAAATAACAAGGTCGATGTTCCTGAGGCCATCTCTCCAAGGGGAGATATACTTGAATTGTCAATCTCTACCAAGCCTACTGATGATAATCTTTCATTGGGTTGTGAGACACCACGTGAAAGCATCTTTGATCCATTTGCTCCAGGGCCTGAGGAGGCGGCCTGTGCACCAAAGAAGAAAATGGCTAGAGGTGTTGAAGTTCCACCTCGTAGGAAGCTAAATTTTGATTCAGGTGACTACCCAGTTAAAAGGTTAAGTTTTGATATTAGTGATTCTGAAGAGGAGGATCAATATCTCCAAGTGATTCACAAGATGATCCTGGATATATTAATTGTAGATGGCCCTCTTGATGGACAGCAAGAAACTGGAAAGAATGTGACAGATTCAGGCCTACATGGAAGCTGCAAGACACCTGATTCGAAGCCTCTACTCACTGGCATTGCATCCACGTGCCCAGGTGCACCTTTGAGACCATCTCTTAAAGCGTTGAAACTCAGCCCAGACATTTGTCGGAAGATTGACTTCGATGCAGTCAGTGACTCCAATAAAGAAAATAATTGA
- the LOC8060177 gene encoding uncharacterized protein LOC8060177 isoform X2, which translates to MGFETIPPLQDLVVDKSEVETSQVVGCGSIVTERVETNLSKEPFLLVPLENKEEKGSPGLICYLENNKVDVPEAISPRGDILELSISTKPTDDNLSLGCETPRESIFDPFAPGPEEAACAPKKKMARGVEVPPRRKLNFDSDGPLDGQQETGKNVTDSGLHGSCKTPDSKPLLTGIASTCPGAPLRPSLKALKLSPDICRKIDFDAVSDSNKENN; encoded by the exons ATGGGGTTTGAGACCATACCACCCCTACAAGATCTTGTAGTGGATAAGAGTGAGGTTGAAACCTCGCAAGTTGTGGGCTGTGGTTCAATTGTCACAGAAAGGGTGGAAACGAATCTGAGCAAGGAACCCTTTCTGCTAGTTCCCTTGGAAAATAAGGAAGAGAAAGGATCCCCTGGTTTAATTTGTTATCTTGAAAATAACAAGGTCGATGTTCCTGAGGCCATCTCTCCAAGGGGAGATATACTTGAATTGTCAATCTCTACCAAGCCTACTGATGATAATCTTTCATTGGGTTGTGAGACACCACGTGAAAGCATCTTTGATCCATTTGCTCCAGGGCCTGAGGAGGCGGCCTGTGCACCAAAGAAGAAAATGGCTAGAGGTGTTGAAGTTCCACCTCGTAGGAAGCTAAATTTTGATTCAG ATGGCCCTCTTGATGGACAGCAAGAAACTGGAAAGAATGTGACAGATTCAGGCCTACATGGAAGCTGCAAGACACCTGATTCGAAGCCTCTACTCACTGGCATTGCATCCACGTGCCCAGGTGCACCTTTGAGACCATCTCTTAAAGCGTTGAAACTCAGCCCAGACATTTGTCGGAAGATTGACTTCGATGCAGTCAGTGACTCCAATAAAGAAAATAATTGA